A window from Anser cygnoides isolate HZ-2024a breed goose chromosome 1, Taihu_goose_T2T_genome, whole genome shotgun sequence encodes these proteins:
- the STMP1 gene encoding short transmembrane mitochondrial protein 1: protein MLQFLLGFTLGNVVGMYLAQNYDIPNIAKKLEDFKKDVEAKKKPPSDKS, encoded by the exons cTTGGTTTTACTCTTGGCAATGTGGTTGGGATGTATCTGGCTCAGAACTATGAT aTTCCTAACATTGCAAAGAAGCTTGAAGATTTTAAGAAGGATGTGGAAGCTAAGAAGAAACCTCCCAGTGACAAGTCCTAA